From the genome of Winogradskyella forsetii, one region includes:
- a CDS encoding carboxymuconolactone decarboxylase family protein gives MSDIVEEFNDYRAKMNDKILADNNKIVKRIFNLDTNAFQAGALDKKTKELLGLVASTVLRCDDCVKYHLEASYNEGLTKEEISEALGIATLIGGTIVIPHLRRAHEYWEAIEQHNQQG, from the coding sequence ATGTCTGATATTGTAGAGGAATTCAACGATTATCGTGCTAAAATGAATGATAAAATATTAGCAGATAACAACAAGATTGTAAAGCGTATTTTCAATCTTGATACCAATGCGTTTCAAGCTGGCGCTTTAGATAAAAAGACCAAAGAACTCCTAGGATTGGTGGCTTCAACCGTTCTACGTTGTGATGATTGTGTTAAATATCATTTGGAAGCCTCCTATAATGAAGGCTTGACCAAAGAAGAAATCAGTGAAGCGCTTGGTATTGCAACCTTAATTGGTGGCACCATTGTGATTCCTCATTTGAGGCGTGCCCATGAATATTGGGAAGCCATTGAGCAGCACAACCAACAAGGTTAA